The Actinomadura sp. WMMB 499 genome includes a window with the following:
- a CDS encoding BMP family protein, producing MRRGFRRTLVAVTSAALVLSASACGGETADGGGEGDGALKVGLAFDIGGRGDQSFNDSAAAGLDRAAKELEIDTEEISAKPDEPDSDKESRLRLLANQGYNPIIGVGFAYTASVNKVAKEFPDTKFLVVDADGCKVEGANVGAACFAEEQGSFLVGAAAALTSETGKIGFIGGVNVPLIQRFEAGYEAGAKEVEPDTEVQAKYLTQPPNFNGFKDVSLGNEAAKGMLDDDADVIYHAAGGAGIGVIKTVGGAGKWAVGVDADQYNQPALAEVKDHILTSMVKRVDLAVYDFVKSVSDETFKAGPKQYNLENDGVGFATSGGHIDDHKAKLEELKKGIISGEITVPGGA from the coding sequence GGACGCTCGTCGCCGTGACGAGCGCCGCGCTGGTGCTCAGCGCGTCCGCGTGCGGCGGTGAGACGGCCGACGGCGGCGGAGAGGGCGACGGCGCCCTCAAGGTCGGCCTGGCCTTCGACATCGGCGGGCGTGGCGACCAGTCGTTCAACGACTCCGCCGCGGCCGGGCTCGACCGGGCCGCCAAGGAACTCGAGATCGACACCGAGGAGATCTCCGCGAAGCCGGACGAGCCCGACTCCGACAAGGAGTCGCGGCTGCGGCTGCTCGCGAACCAGGGCTACAACCCGATCATCGGTGTCGGGTTCGCCTACACCGCGTCGGTGAACAAGGTCGCGAAGGAGTTCCCCGACACCAAGTTCCTCGTCGTGGACGCCGACGGCTGCAAGGTCGAGGGCGCGAACGTCGGCGCGGCCTGCTTCGCCGAGGAGCAGGGCTCGTTCCTCGTCGGCGCCGCCGCCGCGCTCACCTCCGAGACCGGCAAGATCGGCTTCATCGGCGGCGTGAACGTGCCGCTGATCCAGCGCTTCGAGGCCGGCTACGAGGCCGGGGCCAAGGAGGTCGAGCCGGACACCGAGGTGCAGGCGAAGTACCTGACGCAGCCGCCGAACTTCAACGGCTTCAAGGACGTCAGCCTCGGCAACGAGGCCGCCAAGGGCATGCTCGACGACGACGCCGACGTGATCTACCACGCCGCGGGCGGCGCCGGCATCGGCGTCATCAAGACCGTCGGCGGGGCCGGCAAGTGGGCCGTCGGCGTGGACGCCGACCAGTACAACCAGCCCGCGCTGGCCGAGGTCAAGGACCACATCCTCACCTCCATGGTGAAGCGCGTCGACCTCGCCGTGTACGACTTCGTCAAGAGCGTCTCGGACGAGACCTTCAAGGCGGGCCCGAAGCAGTACAACCTCGAGAACGACGGCGTCGGCTTCGCCACCTCCGGCGGCCACATCGACGACCACAAGGCCAAGCTCGAGGAGCTGAAGAAGGGCATCATCTCGGGCGAGATCACGGTTCCGGGCGGAGCCTGA
- a CDS encoding ABC transporter ATP-binding protein — protein MPDQVPAVRLASITKRFPGVVANRDVDLTIERGEVHALCGENGAGKSTLMKILYGMQRPDEGTIEIGGEQVSLRGPGDAIARGIGMVHQHFKLADNLTVLENVVLGAEPRRRGRIDFAAARAKITEMSRAYGLRVDPDVLVERLGVGERQRVEILKVLYRGARVLILDEPTAVLVPQEVDELFGNLRELRAEGLTVLFISHKLDEVLTVADTISVIRRGTTVATRLDPREVTSRRLAELMVGSELPTPELRDSTATDRVQLDVGGLTVLTPEGRPLVDDVSLRIRRGEIVGLAGVEGNGQTELIEAIMGIRGADAGTISYGDDDITHWATRRRREAGIAYIPEDRHRHGLILEGTLWENRVLGHQTRPPNVRGPWIDRRGARRDTTRIVQDYDVRTPGIEVPAAALSGGNQQKLIVGREMSGDPHLLIAAHPTRGIDVGAQAAIWDHLRRARAAGLAVLLISADLEELIGMSDTLHVILRGRLVAEVDPRTVTPEELGSAMTGAGAPS, from the coding sequence GTGCCCGACCAGGTGCCGGCCGTGCGGCTGGCGTCGATCACCAAGCGGTTCCCCGGCGTGGTGGCCAACCGCGACGTCGACCTCACGATCGAGCGCGGCGAGGTGCACGCGCTGTGCGGCGAGAACGGCGCCGGCAAGTCGACCCTCATGAAGATCCTCTACGGCATGCAGCGGCCGGACGAGGGCACCATCGAGATCGGCGGCGAGCAGGTGTCGCTGCGCGGCCCCGGCGACGCGATCGCCCGCGGCATCGGGATGGTCCACCAGCACTTCAAGCTGGCCGACAACCTGACCGTGCTGGAGAACGTCGTCCTCGGCGCCGAACCCAGGCGCCGCGGCCGGATCGACTTCGCCGCCGCCCGCGCGAAGATCACCGAGATGTCGAGGGCGTACGGCCTGCGCGTCGACCCCGACGTGCTCGTCGAGCGGCTCGGCGTCGGCGAGCGGCAGCGCGTCGAGATCCTCAAGGTGCTGTACCGGGGCGCGCGGGTGCTGATCCTGGACGAGCCGACCGCCGTGCTCGTCCCGCAGGAGGTCGACGAGCTGTTCGGCAACCTGCGGGAGCTGCGGGCCGAGGGCCTGACCGTGCTGTTCATCTCGCACAAGCTGGACGAGGTCCTGACGGTCGCCGACACGATCTCGGTGATCCGGCGCGGCACCACGGTCGCCACCCGGCTCGACCCGCGGGAGGTCACGTCCCGCCGGCTCGCCGAGCTGATGGTGGGCTCGGAGCTGCCCACCCCGGAGCTCCGCGACTCCACCGCGACCGATCGGGTCCAGCTCGACGTCGGCGGACTGACCGTCCTCACCCCGGAGGGCCGTCCCCTGGTGGACGACGTCTCCCTCCGCATCCGCCGCGGCGAGATCGTCGGTCTCGCCGGCGTCGAGGGCAACGGGCAGACCGAGCTGATCGAGGCGATCATGGGCATCCGCGGCGCGGACGCCGGCACGATCTCCTACGGCGACGACGACATCACCCACTGGGCGACCCGCCGCCGCCGCGAGGCCGGCATCGCCTACATCCCCGAGGACCGGCACCGGCACGGGCTGATCCTCGAGGGCACCCTGTGGGAGAACCGCGTCCTCGGCCACCAGACGCGGCCCCCGAACGTCCGGGGCCCGTGGATCGACCGCCGCGGCGCCCGCCGCGACACCACCCGCATCGTCCAGGACTACGACGTCCGCACCCCCGGCATCGAGGTGCCCGCCGCGGCCCTGTCCGGCGGCAACCAGCAGAAGCTGATCGTCGGCCGGGAGATGTCCGGCGACCCCCACCTGCTGATCGCCGCCCACCCCACCCGCGGCATCGACGTCGGCGCCCAGGCCGCGATCTGGGACCACCTGCGGCGCGCCCGCGCCGCCGGCCTCGCCGTCCTGCTGATCAGCGCCGACCTAGAGGAACTCATCGGAATGTCCGACACCCTGCACGTGATCCTGCGGGGACGGCTGGTCGCGGAGGTCGATCCGCGCACCGTCACCCCGGAGGAGCTCGGGTCCGCCATGACCGGCGCCGGAGCCCCCTCATGA
- a CDS encoding ABC transporter permease, producing the protein MTVTQADRAAAAKNGGRRLRWPHYLLITAGLLVLLSLVRTLDGANDLTSSGTVGAALRLAVPIFLAGLGGLWSERSGVINIGLEGMMILGTWAGAWAGYQWGPWIGVAVGILGGALGGLLHAVATVTFGVDHIVSGVAINILGLGLTQFLAGMLFATEEAKALGGGERQSPPIDSISTLTVPILSGGEVFGWKSPDALGSIEEHHWFLVSDLAGILRGLTSGVSALTAVALLLIPLSFFVLWRTAFGLRVRSCGEDPYAAESLGVSVVKMKYAAVMISGGLSGMAGAFLVTVAANSYQDGQTNGRGFIGLAAMIFGNWRPGGLTAGSLLFGYTDAMNLRGGGASVHALLLFVSILLIGAAVWQAVRAGRLRPDATTDAARRAVRRAYTASGAALVSAMALLTWFFLSETVPGELVSFTPHLITLLVLALFSQRLRMPAANGLRFRKGEAR; encoded by the coding sequence GTGACCGTCACGCAGGCCGATCGCGCCGCCGCCGCCAAGAACGGCGGGCGGCGCCTCCGCTGGCCGCACTACCTGCTGATCACCGCCGGGCTGCTGGTGCTGCTGTCGCTCGTCCGGACCCTGGACGGGGCGAACGACCTGACGTCCAGCGGGACGGTCGGGGCCGCGCTGCGGCTCGCGGTGCCGATCTTCCTCGCCGGGCTCGGCGGGCTGTGGTCGGAGCGCTCGGGCGTGATCAACATCGGGCTCGAGGGCATGATGATCCTCGGGACGTGGGCGGGCGCGTGGGCCGGGTACCAGTGGGGCCCGTGGATCGGTGTCGCGGTGGGCATCCTCGGCGGCGCCCTCGGCGGGCTGCTGCACGCGGTCGCGACCGTCACGTTCGGCGTCGACCACATCGTGTCCGGTGTGGCGATCAACATCCTGGGCCTCGGCCTCACGCAGTTCCTCGCCGGGATGCTGTTCGCGACGGAGGAGGCGAAGGCGCTCGGCGGCGGCGAGCGGCAGTCGCCGCCGATCGACTCGATCTCGACGCTGACGGTGCCGATCCTGTCGGGCGGCGAGGTGTTCGGGTGGAAGAGCCCGGACGCCCTCGGCTCGATCGAGGAGCACCACTGGTTCCTGGTCTCCGACCTCGCGGGCATCCTGCGCGGCCTGACCAGCGGCGTGTCCGCGCTGACCGCGGTCGCGCTGCTGCTGATCCCGCTGTCGTTCTTCGTCCTGTGGCGGACGGCGTTCGGGCTGCGCGTCCGCTCGTGCGGCGAGGACCCGTACGCGGCCGAGTCGCTCGGCGTGTCGGTCGTCAAGATGAAGTACGCGGCCGTGATGATCTCGGGCGGGCTGTCCGGGATGGCCGGGGCGTTCCTCGTGACGGTCGCCGCGAACTCCTACCAGGACGGCCAGACGAACGGGCGCGGCTTCATCGGCCTCGCCGCGATGATCTTCGGGAACTGGCGGCCGGGCGGGCTCACCGCGGGCTCGCTGCTGTTCGGCTACACCGACGCGATGAACCTGCGCGGCGGCGGGGCCTCGGTGCACGCGCTGCTGCTGTTCGTGTCGATCCTGCTGATCGGCGCCGCGGTCTGGCAGGCGGTGCGGGCCGGGCGGCTGCGGCCGGACGCGACCACGGACGCCGCACGCCGTGCCGTCCGCCGCGCCTACACGGCGTCCGGTGCGGCGCTCGTGTCGGCGATGGCGCTGCTCACCTGGTTCTTCCTCAGCGAGACCGTGCCGGGCGAGCTGGTGTCGTTCACGCCGCACCTGATCACGTTGCTGGTGCTGGCGCTGTTCAGCCAGCGGCTCCGGATGCCCGCGGCCAACGGGCTCAGGTTCCGCAAGGGCGAGGCGCGCTGA
- a CDS encoding ABC transporter permease: MSDAKDPEHPDEQPPPEPSEASKPDAGKGEPPDEAAGEPDEAKGEPDEVADPSDPSDPSDQPKPSAGKTDAGKSEPDAAVAKAERDEPDAPRAPEDPAAVPAWKAILRGMGPRGLALKIGAPVVALLISLVITMILLRITGADPFSAVRSMVEYGTTDNSIVDILNRATRYYLSAVAVAIGFRMGLLNIGVDGQYRLAAFLAAALGGALTLPAPLGQFFVIVAAMVVGGVWAAIAGVLKVTRGVSEVLSTIMLNAIATGLIAYLLNEDRLAEVSPGSNNIATPQIGEDGRVGPLNGFLASLGIDLPGQVYGLLPLAIAVGVVFWIVINFTRFGFDLKVSGLSPSAAQASGVSARRMIVITMIMSGAIAGLIGMPELLGGSYEYSLNFPAGLGFTGITVALLGRNHPFGIALAALLFAFLDQSSDVLQAVDVPKEIVGVMQGVVVLTVVIVYELMRRWEIRLQQRAVAVELATGHDLAGETSGSAK, from the coding sequence ATGAGCGACGCGAAGGACCCCGAGCACCCGGACGAGCAGCCGCCCCCCGAACCGTCCGAGGCCTCGAAGCCGGACGCCGGCAAGGGTGAGCCGCCGGACGAGGCCGCCGGGGAGCCGGACGAGGCGAAGGGTGAGCCGGACGAGGTCGCCGACCCGTCCGACCCGTCCGACCCGTCCGACCAGCCGAAGCCGTCCGCCGGGAAGACGGACGCCGGGAAGTCGGAGCCGGACGCGGCGGTCGCGAAGGCCGAGCGGGACGAACCGGACGCGCCGCGCGCGCCGGAGGACCCGGCCGCCGTCCCCGCGTGGAAGGCGATCCTGCGGGGGATGGGGCCGCGCGGCCTCGCGCTCAAGATCGGCGCGCCGGTCGTGGCGCTGCTGATCTCGCTCGTCATCACGATGATCCTGCTGCGGATCACCGGCGCGGACCCGTTCTCGGCCGTGCGGAGCATGGTCGAGTACGGGACGACCGACAACTCCATCGTCGACATCCTGAACCGGGCGACGCGCTACTACCTGTCGGCGGTCGCGGTCGCGATCGGGTTCCGGATGGGCCTGCTGAACATCGGCGTGGACGGCCAGTACCGGCTCGCCGCGTTCCTCGCGGCGGCGCTCGGCGGGGCGCTGACGCTGCCCGCGCCGCTCGGCCAGTTCTTCGTGATCGTCGCGGCGATGGTCGTCGGCGGCGTGTGGGCCGCGATCGCGGGCGTCCTGAAGGTGACGCGCGGCGTCAGCGAGGTGCTGTCCACGATCATGCTGAACGCGATCGCGACCGGCCTGATCGCGTACCTGCTGAACGAGGACCGGCTCGCCGAGGTCAGCCCCGGCAGCAACAACATCGCGACGCCGCAGATCGGCGAGGACGGGCGCGTCGGCCCGCTGAACGGGTTCCTGGCGTCCCTCGGCATCGACCTGCCCGGCCAGGTCTACGGGCTGCTGCCGCTCGCGATCGCCGTCGGCGTCGTGTTCTGGATCGTCATCAACTTCACCCGGTTCGGCTTCGACCTGAAGGTGTCGGGGCTGTCGCCGTCGGCCGCGCAGGCCAGCGGCGTCAGCGCCCGCCGGATGATCGTCATCACGATGATCATGTCCGGGGCCATCGCGGGCCTGATCGGGATGCCGGAGCTGCTGGGCGGCTCCTACGAGTACTCGCTGAACTTCCCGGCCGGGCTCGGCTTCACCGGCATCACGGTCGCGCTGCTCGGCCGCAACCATCCGTTCGGCATCGCGCTGGCCGCGCTGCTGTTCGCGTTCCTCGACCAGAGTTCGGACGTGCTGCAGGCGGTGGACGTGCCGAAGGAGATCGTCGGGGTGATGCAGGGCGTCGTCGTCCTGACCGTCGTGATCGTGTACGAGCTGATGCGGCGCTGGGAGATCCGGCTGCAGCAGCGGGCGGTGGCCGTGGAGCTGGCCACGGGCCACGACCTGGCCGGCGAGACCTCGGGGAGCGCCAAGTGA